A section of the Triticum dicoccoides isolate Atlit2015 ecotype Zavitan chromosome 7A, WEW_v2.0, whole genome shotgun sequence genome encodes:
- the LOC119327726 gene encoding amino acid permease 1-like yields the protein MDVDGHLPRTHGDVDDDGRERRTGTVWTAAAHIITAVIGSGVLSLAWAMAQLGWVAGPLTLVLFAIITFYTCGLLADCYRVGDPVTGKRNYTYTEAVQAYLGGWHVWFCGFCQYVNMFGTGIGYTITASTSAAALKKSNCFHWHGHKADCSQYLSAYIIAFGVVQVIFCQVPNFHKLSWLSIVAAIMSFSYATIAVGLSLAQTISGPRGRTSLTGTEVGVDVDASQKVWMTFQALGNVAFAYSYSIILIEIQDTLRSPPGENKTMRKATLMGISTTTAFYMLCGCLGYSAFGNDANGNILTGFGFYEPYWLVDFANVCIVLHLVGGFQVFCQPLFAAVEGGAARRYPGLGREHAVVFRLVWRTAFVGLITLLAMLMPFFNSILGFLGSIAFWPLTVFFPVEMYIRQRQIPRFGTKWVALQSLSFVCFLVTVAACAASIQGVRDSLKTYTPFTTKS from the exons ATGGACGTCGACGGCCACCTTCCCCGCACCCACGGCGACGTCGACGACGACGGCAGGGAGAGGAGAACAG GGACGGTATGGACGGCGGCGGCGCACATCATAACGGCGGTGATCGGGTCCGGCGTGCTGTCCCTGGCCTGGGCCATGGCGCAGCTGGGCTGGGTGGCCGGGCCGCTCACCCTGGTGCTCTTCGCCATCATCACCTTCTACACCTGCGGCCTCCTCGCCGACTGCTACCGCGTCGGCGACCCCGTCACGGGCAAGCGCAACTACACCTACACCGAGGCCGTCCAGGCCTACCTAG GCGGGTGGCACGTCTGGTTCTGCGGCTTCTGCCAGTACGTCAACATGTTCGGCACCGGCATCGGCTACACCATCACCGCCTCCACCAGCGCCGC GGCCTTGAAGAAGTCCAACTGCTTCCACTGGCACGGGCACAAGGCGGACTGCAGCCAGTACCTGAGCGCCTACATCATCGCCTTCGGGGTGGTGCAGGTCATCTTCTGCCAGGTGCCCAACTTCCACAAGCTCTCGTGGCTCTCCATCGTCGCCGCCATCATGTCCTTCTCCTACGCCACCATCGCCGTCGGCCTCTCTCTGGCGCAGACCATCTCGGGGCCCAGGGGGAGGACGTCGCTGACCGGCACGGAGGTCGGGGTCGACGTCGACGCCTCGCAGAAGGTCTGGATGACGTTCCAGGCCCTCGGCAACGTCGCCTTCGCCTACTCCTACTCCATAATCCTCATCGAGATCCAG GACACGCTGCGGTCACCTCCGGGCGAGAACAAGACGATGCGGAAGGCGACGCTGATGGGCATCTCGACGACGACGGCCTTCTACATGCTGTGCGGCTGCCTGGGCTACTCGGCCTTCGGCAACGACGCCAACGGCAACATCCTGACGGGGTTCGGCTTCTACGAGCCCTACTGGCTGGTGGACTTCGCCAACGTCTGCATCGTGCTCCACCTGGtgggcggcttccaggtcttctgcCAGCCGCTGTTCGCGGCGGTggagggcggcgcggcgcggcggtacCCGGGGCTGGGCCGGGAGCACGCGGTGGTGTTCCGGCTGGTGTGGCGGACGGCGTTCGTGGGGTTGATCACGCTGCTGGCCATGCTGATGCCCTTCTTCAACAGCATCCTGGGCTTCCTGGGCAGCATCGCCTTCTGGCCGCTCACCGTCTTCTTCCCCGTGGAGATGTACATCCGGCAGCGGCAGATCCCGCGGTtcggcaccaagtgggtggcgctgcagAGCCTCAGCTTCGTCTGCTTCCTCGTCACCGTCGCCGCCTGCGCCGCCTCCATCCAGGGCGTCCGCGACTCGCTCAAGACCTACACGCCCTTCACCACCAAGTCGTGA